One Syngnathus acus chromosome 13, fSynAcu1.2, whole genome shotgun sequence genomic window carries:
- the brca2 gene encoding breast cancer type 2 susceptibility protein isoform X2: protein MPNRTKYSGAFQSRGVNFLPSQSMYDCLTEELWKELGQVDPDWFQVLTTRASKEANLSDSDDQEELCPNQEANFKTPLRKTVSACAPQSSTPQVFRRSCVASPDSADQQENEPLPWGARSLSLFGPTKDTVPHSNDGIAHSRIPDWLDLIHTPQASLTSYARHISESLGADLHPDISWTSSLNTPSPLPLPSTLILSNTDESPSTMAICMDKSAVLVRKLFPSLSNNVRAEVAAVQNNDPLEVLRDADLPEAGPHSTPPKSPPRFPEQPPEAGGDPVIQAAGVLDWTENNQCTFPTDSEGRERRQEDDGNASDVATEPKFSDQAQPVEPEDNALTQWSPLSLSDIALPIAAAAQVADQCATSPASEGNRARPIRPSLNFAAFTKKKTKFIYVIDKEKHSVKDTYLIPGNTLPANDGKEELQQREEKPPSSLHVNPQDLDMSQLGRAFAQDFSQMSCPSAPRKLGLPPPPRGFSPLTRLTASKFAPRKTKSPGDGEAPFDESVDEPTAGDSGFLSAGADISQLTASCAEKREASHPNKNNKQNELCSEDLLLDTKDASAPTPATLKELARHLVSLQSRKETANVSPLDRTSDKRMQMWTANAQKAEGLFERQQPIKSESDSTASISEKCTRKDENSKVTEESPQGFSQSFKQGQIAPESLANGYHGDVKKEIPAHSCPPRDSQNKCLEEDRSDTNGFSSSTKQVQNAPESPGNSNALACQGDQASECRRDAREQIPATPESPNYQLSASQKADVKALCSLLEEEGSQFDFTQFRSIKSVPKADKVLESSLLSGMDFNDSFCAEAQEKSPTNPEEQAGVAHKMESKETIPETLEESVYKKCLTKSKHLFPPSVENRSEALRVHSSRKAHQFIDSSESVEPLPGFFSSVQGASEMMACAPHNGFQMASGKSVVISPSAMQKAQSVFKENQQHPADGEPLANMAASLNLARGKSQSVSAEAKEEQRSLSAINAELSGFQTAAGKRVAVSAAALNKAKSLLDDCHELEEHPAHHSTFRKSEPASFSTNTLDLGSTSKSNPQTLDAQNLASSDFPTGGFSTASGQKVSVSAAALAKAKDILKEDNLIVQSQRGSSSLFRHPQQPDGFQTAKGEPLALSSAALKKAKLLLDACTEVKEHPACRKSDLEKSALFSDQSLLENLTSASENPDKDITDSRDATSAVGASESKLGNETAAPLLEHRDVSGFSTASGKSVSVSDEAMTRAKSVWSDASLQNDKRDSLQNVASPAPAGGRRAKFVTSDVPTSAACGFSTASGKNVLVSDNAAARAKALLDDKDSGFPSSAAQKKASHPLNEDRDPKTSDKMSSCGFSSASGRPVAVSSRALLKAKALFDEVAPLGAHEKNFSVPSPAALAQAPSAHLGEKRPAAGEEGDSHRWQMSTPEDGAMVNLEPSDLTDCTETQQLFLAREALDCTKALLEDENIAASLEGARPEKDACCHARRGQAPGKRSAENTQRPEQPPAKRALLDQLDRCVESRRGVRLCPLTSCPKGLTKDRPALTSNVLLGPNITRPLSDGYMEAAASPRSERRPSSTLLPPWFKKSEAQPRRSDDAISPPAFVPPFRRVVEQSATKLFGSGPQKTTQSSMAAPHAIASDQSMSRDVSGQSPPADACRSQGTAPDDVDLARDMQDMRICKKKHQTIRPLPGALFRAKSSGAARIRLKDAVARRLPTKYTRKQLYECGVHGYVCDVTSQTAEAFCFHLELFYKKEALAGIQLADGGRLIPGGDGTAGKEHFYRALCDTPGVDPKLLSDEWVHNHYRWIVWKLACMERSFPESMGGRCLTPERVLLQLKYRYDVEVDHSRRPALRKITEKDDTAAKTLVLCVCEVDSGGPAENACAVVWLTDGWYALRTQLDEPLSQLLRKGRLAEGGKLITHGAQLVGSQEACAPLEAPHSLMLKIFANSTRPARWDTKLGFHRDPRPFLLPLSSLYSNGGPVGCVDIVVLRSYPLQWMERKSDGGVAFRSARAEEKEEAHYNSRKQKAMEALYAKMEAALEQEDKESKLQAPRRSVSHRDVEGLQDGQELYDAVGDDLAELEAHLSERQLETLQAYRRSLVDKKRAQLLDRYQNTDDGLASCPQRDVTPVWRLCVADSLNPTGAIYQLNLWRPSSDTLALLKEGRRYKVYNLTTSNRKKHDGLATLQLSANKKTQFQDLQTSPEWLSACFQPRVSTEFVALHNLEFHPPCGEVDLTGCVVSVLDGKGPSPAFYLVDRNMNFVKVRCFSSLLQADLLDVVRPGVLLALSNLQLRGQSTRPTPVVYAGDLTVFSTNPKEEHLQKVLAQLRNLLRERANFLACAEDKLSQVLKSDVWSPVCSPSLKTPPTQHLRTNPIKSLGCFTPLSRNFQPPANASSSEKDPRSWKTRRAVDSLSRVPSPPLFLHPRLAASPSVNKTFTPPRRALTSKSVPNPNPAPLSASPPEVKEEEAWVNDHELAMIDTQALHVSDAL, encoded by the exons atgcCAAACAGGACCAAATATTCGGGAGCGTTTCAGTCTCGAGGAGTGAATTTCTTACCTTCACAGAGCATGTACGACTGTTTGACAGAAGAACTCTGGAAAG AGTTGGGACAGGTGGACCCCGACTGGTTCCAGGTGTTGACCACACGAGCATCGAAAGAAGCAAACCTGTCTGATTCCGATGATCAAGAAGAACTTTGTCCCAACCAGGAGGCAAATTTCAAGACGCCTTTACGCAAAACAGTTTCTGCCTGTGCGCCTCAGTCTTCAACACCTCAAGTGTTCCGACGCAGCTGCGTTGCGTCCCCGGACAGTGCCGACCAGCAAG AGAATGAACCGCTGCCATGGGGCGCCAGGAGTCTGTCTTTGTTTGGGCCTACCAAAGACAC GGTCCCACATTCAAATGATGGAATTGCACACTCGCGCATTCCCGACTGGTTGG ATCTGATTCACACACCACAAGCATCTCTA ACCAGTTATGCACGGCACATCTCGGAAAGCCTGGGTGCAGACCTCCACCCTGACATCTCGTGGACCAGCTCTTTGAATACGCCGTCGCCTCTGCCTCTGCCTTCCACCCTCATTTTAT CTAACACAGATGAAAGTCCCAGCACCATGGCAATTTGTATGGACAAGAGCGCCGTG CTGGTTCGGAAGCTTTTCCCTTCCCTGTCCAACAATGTCAGGGCAGAAGTTGCGGCCGTACAAAACAACGACCCGCTTGAGGTTCTACGAG ATGCTGATTTGCCAGAGGCTGGCCCTCATTCAACCCCCCCAAAATCCCCCCCGAGATTCCCGGAGCAGCCCCCTGAAGCCGGCGGGGACCCGGTGATCCAGGCGGCCGGTGTTCTTGACTGGACCGAAAACAACCAGTGCACGTTTCCCACTGACAGCGAAGGAAGGGAAAGGAGGCAAGAAGACGACGGCAACGCCTCAGATGTGGCGACGGAGCCCAAGTTCTCTGATCAAGCTCAGCCAGTAGAACCTGAGGACAATGCACTGACACAATGGTCACCATTGAGTTTATCAGACATTGCGCTTCCCATCGCCGCTGCTGCACAAGTGGCAGATCAATGCGCAACATCACCAGCGAGTGAAGGCAATCGTGCCCGTCCAATCAGGCCGTCGTTGAACTTTGCTGCATTTACCAAGAAGAAGACCAAATTTATTTACGTTATTGATAAGGAGAAGCACTCTGTGAAGGACACATACTTGATTCCAGGTAATACGCTGCCTGCCAATGATGGAAAGGAGGAGCTTCAACAACGGGAAGAAAAGCCGCCTTCCTCGCTTCACGTCAACCCGCAGGATTTGGACATGTCGCAGCTTGGACGAGCATTCGCGCAAGACTTCAGTCAAATGTCGTGTCCGAGCGCTCCGCGTAAATTGGgtctgcctcctcctcctcgtggATTCTCCCCGTTGACCCGTCTGACTGCATCCAAGTTTGCCCCACGCAAAACCAAAAGCCCCGGTGACGGCGAAGCACCTTTTGATGAGTCGGTCGACGAGCCGACGGCGGGCGACAGCGGCTTCCTGTCGGCCGGCGCCGACATCTCGCAGCTGACTGCGTCCTGCGCGGAGAAACGTGAAGCGAGTcacccaaacaaaaacaacaaacaaaatgagctGTGCTCGGAAGACCTTTTACTTGACACCAAGGACGCATCAGCGCCGACACCAGCGACTTTAAAAGAGTTAGCTCGTCATCTAGTTTCCCTTCAGTCTCGCAAAGAGACTGCAAATGTGTCACCTTTGGATAGAACTTCTGACAAACGTATGCAGATGTGGACAGCCAACGCGCAGAAAGCAGAAGGACTTTTTGAACGGCAGCAACCGATCAAAAGTGAATCCGATTCCACCGCAAGCATTTCCGAAAAGTGTACGCGGAAAGATGAAAATAGTAAAGTGACAGAGGAGTCACCACAAGGCTTCTCTCAGTCCTTCAAACAAGGTCAAATTGCTCCAGAAAGTCTCGCAAACGGTTACCACGGTGATGTCAAAAAGGAAATTCCTGCACACTCGTGTCCACCGAGAGACTCCCAAAACAAGTGTCTGGAAGAGGATCGTTCTGACACAAACGGCTTCTCTTCATCCACCAAACAAGTTCAGAATGCTCCAGAAAGTCCCGGAAACTCAAACGCACTCGCGTGTCAAGGTGACCAAGCCTCGGAATGCCGCCGTGACGCCAGAGAGCAAATTCCCGCAACTCCGGAGTCCCCGAACTACCAGCTGAGTGCCTCCCAGAAAGCGGATGTGAAGGCCTTGTGCAGCCTCCTGGAAGAAGAAGGCAGCCAGTTTGACTTCACGCAGTTCAGAAGCATCAAGTCGGTACCCAAAGCTGACAAAGTCCTTGAATCGTCCTTGCTGAGCGGGATGGATTTCAATGACAGCTTTTGCGCAGAGGCCCAGGAGAAGTCGCCGACAAATCCTGAAGAACAAGCCGGCGTCGCACATAAAATGGAAAGCAAAGAAACAATCCCCGAAACGCTCGAAGAAAGCGTTTACAAAAAATGCCtgacaaaaagcaaacatttatttccacCGAGCGTTGAAAACCGTAGCGAGGCGCTGCGTGTGCACAGCTCCCGGAAAGCCCATCAATTTATTGACTCCTCCGAGAGCGTCGAGCCGCTTCCAGGCTTCTTTTCGTCCGTCCAAGGCGCTTCCGAAATGATGGCGTGCGCGCCTCACAATGGCTTTCAGATGGCCAGTGGCAAAAGCGTTGTGATTTCGCCCAGCGCCATGCAAAAGGCACAGTCTGTCTTCAAAGAAAACCAACAACACCCTGCGGATGGAGAGCCGCTCGCCAATATGGCCGCCTCCCTCAATCTTGCCAGAGGGAAGAGCCAATCCGTGTCGGCTGAGGCCAAAGAAGAGCAAAGAAGCTTGTCAGCCATCAACGCTGAGCTGAGCGGATTCCAAACAGCGGCAGGGAAACGAGTTGCCGTGTCCGCCGCTGCTCTGAACAAAGCCAAATCCTTGCTAGATGATTGTCATGAACTTGAGGAACATCCAGCCCATCACTCAACATTCAGGAAAAGTGAGCCTGCGTCATTTTCAACCAATACTCTCGACCTCGGCTCCACTTCAAAGTCCAACCCGCAGACGCTGGATGCTCAAAACCTTGCAAGTTCCGATTTTCCTACTGGTGGATTCTCCACCGCCAGTGGTCAAAAGGTTTCGGTGTCTGCGGCGGCCCTGGCAAAAGccaaagacattttgaaagaAGACAACCTGATTGTGCAGTCGCAGCGCGGAAGCTCCTCCCTCTTCCGCCACCCGCAGCAGCCGGACGGCTTCCAAACAGCCAAAGGCGAACCGCTTGCTCTTTCCTCTGCTGCACTCAAGAAGGCAAAATTGTTGCTTGATGCTTGCACTGAAGTCAAGGAACATCCCGCCTGCAGAAAAAGTGACCTTGAAAAGTCGGCCTTATTTTCAGACCAGTCGCTCTTGGAAAATCTCACCTCCGCTTCAGAGAATCCAGACAAAGACATCACGGACAGTCGTGACGCAACGTCGGCTGTCGGAGCGAGCGAATCCAAGCTTGGCAACGAGACCGCCGCACCGCTGCTAGAGCATCGAGACGTAAGCGGATTCTCTACTGCCAGCGGGAAGAGCGTGTCTGTGTCCGATGAAGCCATGACGAGAGCCAAATCCGTCTGGAGTGACGCTAGCttgcaaaatgacaaacgGGACAGCCTGCAAAATGTTGCATCCCCGGCGCCGGCCGGCGGCAGAAGAGCAAAATTCGTCACATCCGATGTGCCGACGTCCGCCGCTTGTGGCTTCAGCACAGCCAGCGGCAAAAATGTTCTTGTGTCTGATAACGCTGCGGCGAGAGCAAAAGCACTCCTGGATGACAAAGACTCCGGCTTCCCGTCGTCTGCGGCCCAAAAGAAAGCAAGCCATCCCCTGAACGAGGACCGGGACCCAAAAACAAGTGACAAAATGAGCAGCTGCGGGTTCAGCTCAGCCAGCGGGAGGCCCGTGGCCGTTTCCAGCCGGGCCCTCCTGAAAGCCAAAGCTCTCTTTGATGAAGTCGCTCCACTGGGTGCCCACGAGAAAAACTTCAGCGTACCTTCACCAGCTGCGCTCGCTCAAGCTCCGAGCGCACACTTAGGCGAAAAGAGGCCCGCGGCTGGTGAAGAGGGCGACTCCCACAGGTGGCAAATGTCGACGCCGGAAGATGGCGCCATGGTCAACTTGGAGCCCTCGGACCTGACGGACTGCACTGAAACGCAGCAGTTGTTTCTGGCCCGGGAAGCGCTGGACTGCACCAAAGCTTTGCTGGAGGACGAGAATATCGCGGCGAGTTTGGAAGGCGCGCGGCCGGAGAAGGACGCCTGCTGTCACGCGCGGCGGGGGCAAGCGCCTGGCAAAAGATCAGCAGAAAACACCCAACGGCCCG AGCAACCCCCTGCCAAACGAGCACTGCTGGACCAACTGGACAGATGTGTCGAGAGTCGGCGAGGAGTCCGCCTCTGTCCTCTCACGAGCTGTCCCAAAG GTCTGACAAAGGACAGGCCGGCGTTGACGTCCAACGTGTTGCTGGGTCCAAACATCACCAGACCGCTCAG CGATGGTTACATGGAGGCTGCCGCGTCACCGAGGAGCGAGCGGCGGCCCTCCTCGACTTTACTTCCTCCGTGGTTCAAGAAGAGCGAGGCGCAACCGAGGAGGAGCGACGACGCAATCTCGCCTCCCGCCTTTGTTCCTCCGTTTAGAAGAGTAGTTGAACAGAGCGCCACAAAACTGTTTGGTAGCGGCcctcaaaaaacaacacaaagcagcATGGCGGCCCCTCACGCAATCGCCTCGGACCAAAGTATGAGCCGTGACGTCTCGGGTCAAAGCCCACCGGCTGACGCGTGTCGGAGTCAAG GGACGGCACCGGATGACGTTGACTTGGCGCGAGACATGCAAGACATGAGGATCTGCAAGAAGAAGCACCAGACGATAAGGCCTTTGCCCGGCGCCTTGTTTCGAGCCAAAAGCTCGGGCGCCGCGAGGATACGTTTGAAGGACGCGGTGGCTCGAAGGCTCCCGACCAAGTACACCCGCAAACAG CTGTACGAATGCGGAGTGCACGGGTACGTGTGCGACGTCACCAGCCAGACCGCCGAGGCTTTTTGCTTCCATCTCGAGCTCTTCTACAAAAAGGAAGCCTTGGCCGGCATCCAACTCGCAGACGGCGGACGGCTGATTCCCGGCGGGGACGGGACGGCCGGCAAAGAGCACTTCTATAG GGCCTTGTGCGACACACCCGGCGTGGATCCCAAATTGCTGAGTGACGAGTGGGTGCACAATCACTACAGGTGGATTGTGTGGAAGCTGGCCTGCATGGAGAGGTCCTTCCCAGAAAGCATGGGAGGCCGATGCCTCACCCCCGAGAGGGTCCTACTGCAGCTCAAGTACAG GTATGACGTGGAGGTGGACCACAGCCGCAGGCCCGCGCTGAGGAAGATCACGGAAAAGGACGACACGGCGGCCAAGACTCTGGTTCTGTGCGTGTGCGAGGTGGACTCGGGAGGCCCGGCGGAAAACGCTTGCGCGGTGGTGTGGCTGACCGATGGCTGGTACGCGCTGAGAACCCAGCTGGATGAGCCCTTGAGCCAGCTGCTCCGCAAGGGCCGACTGGCCGAAGGCGGGAAGCTCATCACCCACGGCGCTCAGCTGGTGGGCTCGCAGGAGGCTTGCGCGCCGCTGGAGGCGCCGCACTCACTTATGTTGAAG atATTTGCCAATAGCACCAGACCCGCGCGATGGGACACCAAGCTTGGATTTCACCGAGATCCTCGGCCGTTCCTGCTTCCGCTGTCGTCGCTGTACAGTAACGGAGGGCCTGTTGGCTGCGTGGACATTGTGGTTCTGAGAAGTTACCCCCTTCAG TGGATGGAGAGGAAGTCGGACGGAGGCGTGGCGTTCCGCTCGGCCCGCGCCGAAGAGAAGGAGGAAGCTCATTACAACAGCCGTAAACAGAAGGCCATGGAGGCGCTTTATGCCAAGATGGAAGCCGCGCTGGAACAGGAAGACAAGG AGAGCAAATTACAAGCTCCAAGACGGAGCGTGAGTCATCGAGATGTCGAAGGTTTGCAAGACGGGCAGGAGCTCTACGATGCTGTGGGAGATGACCTCGCTGAACTGGAG GCCCATCTGAGCGAGCGGCAGCTGGAGACGCTGCAAGCTTACAGACGTTCGCTCGTGGACAAGAAACGGGCGCAGTTGCTGGATCGCTACCAAAACACAGACGACGGCCTGGCGAGCTGCCCTCAGAGAGACGTCACCCCCGTCTGGAGACTCTGCGTGGCCGACTCTTTGAATCCCACCGGCGCCA tttacCAGTTGAACCTTTGGCGGCCGTCCTCGGACACGCTGGCCTTGCTAAAGGAAGGTCGTCGATACAAAGTCTACAACTTGACCACGTCGAACAGGAAGAAGCATGACGGTCTTGCCACGCTTCAGCTCAGCGCcaacaaaaagacacaatTTCAGGACCTTCAG ACTTCTCCGGAATGGTTATCAGCGTGCTTTCAACCGAGAGTGTCGACCGAATTTGTGGCTCTTCACAACCTGGAATTCCATCCTCCGTGCGGCGAGGTCGATCTGACGGGATGTGTCGTCAGCGTGCTGGACGGAAAAG GCCCTTCTCCAGCCTTCTACTTGGTGGACCGCAACATGAACTTTGTGAAGGTGCGCTGTTTCAGCAGCCTGCTTCAGGCCGACCTGCTGGATGTCGTGAGGCCCGGCGTGCTGCTCGCTCTGAGCAACCTGCAGCTGAGGGGCCAGTCCACGCGGCCCACCCCCGTCGTGTACGCAGGAGACCTCACCGTCTTCTCCACCAACCCCAAAGAAGAGCATCTGCAAAAAGTCCTCGCACAGCTCAGGAACCTTCTGCGG gAACGAGCGAACTTCTTAGCGTGCGCTGAGGACAAACTTTCCCAAGTGCTCAAGTCTGACGTATGGAGCCCCGTCTGTTCTCCCTCTCTCAAAACTCCACCGACGCAACACTTGAGGACAAAC CCAATCAAAAGCCTGGGCTGCTTCACTCCACTGAGCAGGAATTTTCAGCCGCCAGCCAATGCTTCTTCATCAGAGAAAGACCCAAGAAGCTGGAAGACGAGGCGGGCCGTGGACTCCCTCTCTCGCGTGCCATCCCCGCCGTTGTTTCTCCATCCGCGCTTGGCTGCTTCACCCTCCGTCAACAAAACTTTCACCCCTCCTCGGAGAGCCCTCACTTCTAAAAGCGTACCCAACCCAAACCCGGCACCTCTATCTGCAAGCCCGCCCGAGgtaaaggaggaggaagcttGGGTCAACGACCACGAGCTCGCGATGATTGACACGCAGGCGTTACATGTCAGCGATGCACTGTAA